A portion of the Chiroxiphia lanceolata isolate bChiLan1 chromosome 10, bChiLan1.pri, whole genome shotgun sequence genome contains these proteins:
- the AP1S3 gene encoding AP-1 complex subunit sigma-3 yields MIHFILLFSRQGKLRLQKWYTTLPDKEKKKIIREIVQIILSRNQKTSSFVDWKDLKLVYKRYASLYFCCAIEDQDNELLTLEVVHRYVELLDKYFGNVCELDIIFNFEKAYFILDEFIIGGEVQETSKKTAVKAIEDCDMLQETVEEYMNKPAF; encoded by the exons ATACACTTTATCCTGCTGTTCAGTCGGCAGGGGAAGTTAAGGCTTCAGAAATGGTACACGACGCTACCtgataaagagaagaaaaagatcaTTCGAGAAATTGTTCAGATTATTTTGTCTCGCAATCAAAAAACAAGTAGTTTTGTTGACTGGAAAGACCTCAAGCTTGTTTACAAAAG GTATGCCAGtttgtatttctgctgtgcAATAGAAGACCAGGATAATGAGCTCCTGACACTAGAGGTTGTTCATCGATATGTAGAGCTCCTGGACAAATACTTTGGAAAT GTGTGTGAGCTGGATATTatctttaattttgaaaaagcttattttattCTTGATGAGTTTATAATTGGTGGAGAAGTACAAGAAACTTCAAAGAAGACCGCAGTGAAAGCCATAGAGGACTGTGACATGTTGCAGGAG acagTGGAAGAATACATGAACAAGCCTGCATTTTAA